The uncultured Desulfuromonas sp. genome contains the following window.
CCATTCTGGTTGCTCTAATGATGAGCCAGACTGTATGGGCCATGGAAACCGAGGATTGCCTGGGTTGCCATACTGAGGTCGATGAGGTTGGCGAGGACTATGTGATTGCCGGTGAGTTGTTTGCCAAAACAGCTCATGCGGAAGAGGGGTGTGCTGCGTGCCATGAAGTGGGCGAAGAGCATCCCGACGATGGTGTAGAAGCTGAATTGGTGGCAACCTGTGCAGATTGTCATGATGAGGTCACCGAGACCTATAACTCCAGCGTTCATGCAGAGAATGCCGAATGTCGTGACTGTCACAATGCTCATCAGGCATTGGCTCCCGTTAGTCTTTCCGGTGTTCAGATGAACGAATCCTGCCAGGATTGCCATGGATCTACCGAAGTGGAAGAGACCCATGCCCGTTGGCTGCCGCAGGCGGATGTCCATATCCGCTCGGTGCCTTGTGTATCCTGCCACAGCTCTTCGGAGAAGTTTGTTATTACGCTTTATGTCACCCAGCGCCAAGGTAATCGCGCTTATGCTGATTATGAGCTGCTCGACTATCAGCAACTCGCGGAGCGCACCGAAGGGGCGCCGGTCAGTTCACTGCTGGATATCGATGAAAATGGTGAAGTCTCCCTGGACGAGTTGTCCACGTTCTACAAAAACGGTGAGAAATCCGGCCTGCGGTTGTGGGCGATGATGACGCCGGAAACCGTAGAGCACAATTTTACCACCATGGACAATCGTTGGGATTGCACCTACTGCCATGCTGCCGGTCCCGAAGCCATGCAGCACAGTTATGCCGCTTTCCCGGCTGAAGATGGCAGCTATCAACGTGTTCCCATGGAACAGGGGGCGACGCTTGATGCACTGTTTGGTACCCCGGATTTCTATATGGTTGGGTCAACCCGCAGTAAAGTGTTGAACATTGTCGGCCTGTTGATTCTTCTGGGCGGATTTGCCATGCCTATCGGTCACGGAACTCTGCGCTTTTTGACCCGCAAGAACAGAAAGAAGGAGCATTAAAATGGAAATGCAAGAACGAATTTATCTGACTCCGACACCGGTACGGATCTGGCACTGGCTGAATGCTCTTGGCATCGTCACGCTGTGCGTGACCGGCGCGCAAATCCGTTTTCCTGAGTATATCAATATCTTTGGCACTTATAAGGCGGCGATCCGTCTCCATCATACCGCCGGCATCGTTGTCGCCCTGTCTTTCGCACTGTGGCTGTTCTATTATGGTGTTATCGCGAAAATGTTGACCAAGCTGTACGTGCCAACCACAGACGATATTAAGAGTGGCGTGATTCGTCAGGCACTGTACTATTTCTTTTATTACTTCACCGGCACCAAGTCCAATCCCCATGAGGAGAGCCCGACCAACAAGTTTAATCCCATGCAAAAAGGGGCGTATGTGGTGATTAT
Protein-coding sequences here:
- a CDS encoding cytochrome c3 family protein; the encoded protein is MKRLLLCYAAILVALMMSQTVWAMETEDCLGCHTEVDEVGEDYVIAGELFAKTAHAEEGCAACHEVGEEHPDDGVEAELVATCADCHDEVTETYNSSVHAENAECRDCHNAHQALAPVSLSGVQMNESCQDCHGSTEVEETHARWLPQADVHIRSVPCVSCHSSSEKFVITLYVTQRQGNRAYADYELLDYQQLAERTEGAPVSSLLDIDENGEVSLDELSTFYKNGEKSGLRLWAMMTPETVEHNFTTMDNRWDCTYCHAAGPEAMQHSYAAFPAEDGSYQRVPMEQGATLDALFGTPDFYMVGSTRSKVLNIVGLLILLGGFAMPIGHGTLRFLTRKNRKKEH
- a CDS encoding cytochrome b/b6 domain-containing protein, translated to MEMQERIYLTPTPVRIWHWLNALGIVTLCVTGAQIRFPEYINIFGTYKAAIRLHHTAGIVVALSFALWLFYYGVIAKMLTKLYVPTTDDIKSGVIRQALYYFFYYFTGTKSNPHEESPTNKFNPMQKGAYVVIMMVLVPLVIITGAILMNLEPLRELVVLFGGVRVVAGIHFLLACALGAFLPTHFYLATLGHTPFAHFKPMWTGWEEHHSDH